The nucleotide sequence CCAGCAACCACATGCTGGCCCTCGCCGCCGCCCTCGCGGGCAAGGCGCTCAACACTTCCGCCTACGAGTCTCTGGCCAAGGGCCTGGACATCAATCCGGCCTGGGTCGAGCAATGCGCCGCCGATCTCGTCGCTCACAAGGGCGAGTGCCTCGTGGTCGCCGGAGCCCACCAGCCCGCGCAGGTCCACGTGCTCGCTTACGCGATCAACGCCGGCCTCGGCAACATCGGGAAGACGATCGACTTCGTCGCCGTCGAGCCCGCCGGCGCCTCGACCATCACCGCCCTCGCCACCGCCATCAAGGGCGGCGCGGTCAAGACCCTCTTCATCCTCAACGGCAACCCGGCTTACAACGCGCCGGCCGACCTCGATTTCGGCGCGCTGCTCAAGTCCGTGCCGGAGGTCATCCGCTACGGCTACTATCAGGACGAGACCTCCGCCCTGTCCGGAACCCACTTGGCCGCCACTCACTACCTCGAGTCGTGGGGCGACGCCCGCACGGTGGACGGCACGATCGTGCCGGTCCAGCCGATGATCATGCCGCTCTTCAACGGCCTGAATGAGGTCGAGCTGCTGGCCCGCCTCGCCGGCGAGGCCAAACCCGACGCCTATGAGCAGGTCTTCGCCACCCGTGGCGGCGACCGCAAGGCCTTCGAGAAATTCCTGCACGACGGTCTGGCCGAGGGTTCGGCCTACCCGGCCGTCAGCGTTTCGTTTGATTCGGCCCGCGCCGGCGCCGCGTTCGCCTCGAACCCCGCCTTCGTCGCCCTCTCCAGGGACAACCTCGAGATCCGTTTCGCCACCGACCACAAGATGGACGACGGCCGCTTCGCCAACAACGGCTGGCTCCAGGAGTGCCCGGACCCGATGACCAAGATCGCGTGGGACAACGCGATCCTCGTCAGCCCGCGTCTCGCGAAGGATCTCGGCATCGTCCCCGGCGGCAGCCTACTCCAGGTCGCCCGCAAGGAAGTCGCCGAGTTCAAGATGGGCAAGGAGAACGCCTTCATCGGCGAGGTCACGGTGAACGGCCGCAAGGTCACCGGCCCCCTCCACATCCAGCCCGGTCTTTCGAATTACACCATCGTGCTCCCGCTCGGCTACGGCCGCAGCGTGACGGGCCACGTCGGCACCGGCGCGGGCTTCAACGCCTACGCGGTCCGCACCAGCGACGGCATGGGCTTCATCACCGGCGCCGCCATCCGGGTGACGGCCGAGCGCCAGCTGCTCGCGAACACCCAGGAACACTGGTCGATGGAAGGCCGCGACATCGTGCGCGAGGCCAACGTCGAGGAATTCAAGTCGAACCCGGCCTTCGTGGACGGCATCGGCATGGAGTCCCACTCGCCGGCCATCCTCGGCGCGGACAAGGACAAGCCGCTCGCCTTCATCGCCACCGAGACGCCCCGCGGCAACTCGCTCTACGAGACCCCGAATTTCGACGGCATGCACCAGTGGGGCATGTCGATCGACCTGAACACCTGCATCGGCTGCAACGCCTGCATCATCGCGTGCCAGGCGGAGAACAACATCCCGATCGTGGGCCGCGACCAAGTGCAGCGCGGTCGCGAAATGCAGTGGATCCGCCTTGATCGCTACTATTCTGACGGCCGGGCCGACGCCGAGGCGTTTGGCGCCGAGGGCAACACGGTGCTGCCGGAGGACCCGCAGGTCTCCATGCAGCCCATGACCTGCCAGCACTGCGAGCTCGCCCCGTGCGAGACGGTGTGTCCGGTCAACGCCACGGTGCACGACGACGAGGGCATCAACACGATGGCCTACAACCGCTGCATCGGCACCCGCTATTGTGCGAACAACTGTCCGTACAAGGTCCGTCGTTTCAATTTCTTCGACTTCAACAAGCGCGCCACCGACGCCCTCTACATGGGCCCGCTCGGTCACCAGAAGGAAATGCCCGAACTGGTGAAGATGGTGAAGAATCCCGACGTCACCGTCCGCATGCGCGGCGTGATGGAGAAGTGCACGTACTGCGTGCAGCGCATCCAGCAGGCCAAGATCGCCCAGAAGCGGAAGGCCGGCGCCACCGGTGACGTCCTCATCCCCGACGGCTCGTTCAAGGTGGCCTGCCAGCAGGTCTGCCCGGTCGAGGCCATCGAATTTGGCAACATCAAGGACGAGGCCAGCAAGGTTTCGCAGTTGAAGGCCCAGGAGCGCGACTACGCGGTGCTCGGCTACCTCAACGTCCGCCCCCGCACCACCTACCTCGGCAAGCTCCGCAACCCGAACCCGCACATGCCGGACTATTCCGCCCTCCCGCTCAGCCGCGTGGAGTACAACCAGAAGAACGGCCACGCCGACCATGGCGCCCCGGCCGCTCACGCTGACCACGGTCACACCGACGGAGGGAAGCACTAATGGGCGCGCACGCATCCGACCATCCGGCCCCCGCCATCCTCGGCGAGGTCAAGCCCACGCCGCTGCCCCGCGCGGTGCTGGTGCACAATGACCGCGACTTCAAGTGGATCACCGACAAGATATGCGGTATCGTCGAAGGCACGACCCCCGCTTGGTGGTGGTGGTGCTTCGGCATCGCCTCCCTGATCGCCTCGTTCACCGTCGCCGGCCTGATCTACCTCGTGTCCACGGGCGTCGGCGTCTGGGGCCACGCGAACCCGGTCAACTGGGCCTGGGACATCGTCAACTTCGTGTTCTGGATCGGTATCGGCCACGCCGGCACCCTCATCTCCGCGATCTTGTGCCTCCTGCGCCAGAAGTGGCGCACGTCCATCAACCGCGCCGCCGAGGCCATGACGATCTTCGCCGTGGTCTGCGCCGCGATCTTCCCGGTCTTCCACGTCGGCCGCATCTGGTTCGCCGTGATGCCCGGTTACCTGTTCCCGTTCCCCAACTCGAACGGCATCTGGCAGAACTTCCGCTCCCCGCTGGAGTGGGACGTGTTCGCGGTCTCGACCTACGGCACGGTGTCCTGCCTCTTCTGGTACATCGGCCTGATCCCCGACCTCGGCACGATGCGCGACCGCTTCACCGCGGCCGGCAACCTGCTCAAGGCCCGCATCTACGGTTTCTTCGCCATGGGCTGGCGCGGTTCCAACCGCCAGTGGAGCAACTACGAGATGGCCTACCTCATCCTGGCCGGCATCTCGACCCCGCTCGTGCTCTCCGTGCACACGATCGTGTCGTTCGACTTCGCCGTCTCGCTCATCCCGGGCTGGCACACGACGATCTTCCCCCCGTACTTCGTGGCGGGTGCCATCTTCTCCGGCTTCGGCATGGTGATGACGCTGATGCTCCCGCTGCGCGCCGTCTACCGCCTCGAGGACCTGATCACGCAGTACCACATCGACTGCATGTGTAAGATCACTTTGGCCACCGGCACCATGGTGGGCTACGCCTACTCGATGGAGTTCTTCATCGCGTGGTACGGCGCGAACCCGTACGAGGGCTTCGCCTTCATCAACCGTGCGTTCGGCCACTACGCCTGGGCCTACTGGATCATGATTGGCTGCAACGTCATCACGCCGCAGTTCTTCTGGTTCAAGTCCATCCGCGAGAACACCGCGCTGGTCTGGGTCCTCTCGATCTTCGTCAACGTCGGCATGTGGTTCGAGCGCTTCGTGATCATCGTCACGTCGCTTGCCCGCGACTTCCTGCCGTCGAGCTGGGGTTACTACTCCCCCTCGATCGTCGAGATCTTCACGTTCTTCGGCACCTTCGGTGTCTTCTCCTTCCTGTTCCTTCTCTTCATCCGCTTCGTGCCCATCATGCCGATGTCCGAGGTGAAGGCGGTCATCCCCGCAGCCGATCCGCACGGCGCGCACCACCACTAAGAGGAACCCGCCATGAAGACCAATTACGGAATCATCGCCGCCTTCGACACCGTCCCGTCGCTCTACCACGCCTGCGAGCAGGTGCGCGACGCCGGTTACTCGCAGTGGGACGCCATCACGTCCTTCCCCGTCCACGGGCTCGACTACGCCATGGGCGTGCGCCGCTCCAAGGTGCCGCGCTTCTCCCTCGCGGGCGGCATCACCGGTTTCTGCACCGGCATGTCGTTCATCTGGTGGGCCAACGCCTACGAGTATCCGCTGATCGTCGGCGGCAAGCCGTACTTCAGCCCGATGTTCGCCTTCCCGGTGTCCTACGAGCTGACCATCCTTTTCACCGCCTTCGCGACCATCGGCGGCATGTTCTTCCTGAATAAGCTGCCCATGCACTACCACCCGGTGCTCAAGGCCCCGCAGTTCGTGCGCGCGCTGGATGACCGCTTCTACATCGTGATCGAGTGCAACGACCCGAAATTCAACGCCGCCGAGACCCGCGCCCTGCTGGAGCGCGCCGGCGGCAAGGACATCGTCGAAATCGAGGAATAAGATGCGCTACGCCTACTACACCCTCGCTTTCCTCGTCATCCTGACCCTCTCGGTCATGGGCTTCCGCGGCGCCAACGCCACGCGGCCCCCGATCGAGCTGTGGCCCGACATGGACCACCAGGCCAAATACAAGCCCCAGGCGGAATCCAAGTTCTTCGCTGACGGCCGCGCCGACCGCGCCATTCCGGCGGGCACGGTGCCGCGCGGCCGCACCACCGCGGCGGACGCCTCCTACCTGCGCGCCGACGAGGCGCACTACGCCGGCAAGAATGCCGACGGCTCCTTCGTCCGCGGTTTTCCTGTCCCCGTTACGCAGCAGCTGGTCGAGCGCGGCCAGAACCGCTACCAGATCTACTGCGCCCCGTGTCACGGTGCGGTTGGCGACGGCAACGGCATCACCAAGTCCTACGGCATGGTCGCCACGCCCACCTACCACGACGCCCGTCTCCGCGACATGGCCGAGGGTGAGCTCTACAACACGATCACCAACGGCAAGAACACCATGCTCAGCTACGCTGACAAGTTGAGCCCCGACGACCGCTGGGCGGTCGTCGCCTATGTGCGCGCCCTCCAGCGCGCCGCGAACGCCACGATTGATGATGTCCCTCTCGAACAACGCGGAGGCCTGAAGTAACATGAGCGCACCCGCCTCCACCGCCTCTCTGGCGAACAAATTCCTGATCGCCGGCCTCGTCGGTCTCGCCGTCACCGCCGTCGGCCTCCTCGTGGCCGAGCCGCATGGTGTCGCCATGGCCTACCTCGTGGGTATCTCCTACTGGACCGCGGTCGCCATCGGCATGCTGATGCTGGTGATGATCCACCACATCTTCGACGCCGGCTGGTCCACCGTGATCCGCCGCCAGTTCGAACACGGGCTGTCCGCCTTCAAGTGGCTGTTCATCCTGTTCATCCCGCTGATCATCTCGGCCTGGGTGAAGCCCGGCTTCGTCTGGCCCTGGATGGACCTCGACCACGCGCTGCACGGCGGCCACGGCACGGTCGGCACCGACATCCTTTACCAAAAGAAGGCCAGCTTCCTGAACGTCCCGATGTTCACCGGCATGACGCTCGCGTTCTTCGCCGGCTGGATCTGGCTCTCCGCCCGCCTGCGCAAGGCCTCGTTCTCGCAGGACAGCGACGGTGACCTCAAGTGGACCTACATGAACCGCAAGACCGCGGCCTTCGGCATCCCGATCAACGCGCTGGCCCTCAGCTTCGCTGCGATCTACTGGATGAAGAGCCTCGAGTACCACTGGTTCTCCACGATGTACGGCGTCTGGTTCTTCGCTAACTGCATGCGCGCCGCCATGGCCGTCGGCGTGGTCATCACCTGGTGGCTCTACACCCGCGGCGACTACAAGGGCATCTTCAACACCAACCAGCTGCACTGCCTCGTGGCGCTCTCCTTTGCCTTCGTGGTGTTCTGGGCCTACGTCACCTTCTCGCAGTACTTCCTGATCTGGAACGCCAACGTCCCCGAGGAGACCTTCTGGTACAACATCCGTGAGTACGGCGACTGGAAGTGGGTCGGCCTGCTGCTCCTCTTCGGTCACTTCTTCGTGCCCTTCCTCGCCTGGCTGTCCTATCGCCGCAAATCCACCCTGAAGCCCGCCCTGATCATCAGCATCTGGGTCGCCGGCGTCATCCTCGTGGACATCTGCTACAACGTCCTCCCGGCCCTCCGTGACGCGCACGAGAATCCCCAGCCGTTCCTTTCGCTCAACCTCCTGTGGGTGCTGACCTCCGTCATCGGCGTCGGCGGCATCTGCGCGTGGTCCTACCTCAAGAGTTTCCCGACCGCCAAGCTGATCCCGATCCGCGACCCGCGCATCGTCGAGTCGCTGACCCACCACGAGGCCGCGGCCCCGGAGGCCTACCAGACCAAAGCCGCCCACTAAGCCATGAGCGATTCCTCCTTCTCCTTCCCGCACCGCACGCCGGTCTTCACGGCCCTGATCGTGATTCTCTGCTTCGCGGCCTTTGGCTGGTTGGCCAAGCGCATCTACGTTCCCCATGCCGCCGACGTGCAGGCAGTCGAGGGCGTCCTCACTCCCGCCGAGCGCAAGGTCCGCCTCGCCGAGCTCCGCACCAAGGAGCAGTCCGCCGCCACGACTTACGGTTGGGTCGACCAGCCGAAGGGTGTTGTCCGCCTCCCGATTGACCGCGCGATCGAGCTCACCGTCCGCGACCACGCGAAGAAGTAATCTCTGCCGATGAATTCCAACGTTTCCCTCGCCCGGGCTGAGCAGGCGGAGATCGACTCCTCCGCCAAGTGGCCCGTGCTCGTCTTCTTCGGTTCCGCGCTGCTCTGGCTCCTCCTCGGGGGCGCCCTCCAGCTCGCCGCCAACATCCAGCTGCACACGCCCACGTTCCTCGCGGACTGCGTGTGGTTCACCCACGGCCGTCTCGCGCCCGCGGCGCAGAACGCGCTCGTCTACGGCTGGGGTTTCAATGCCGCCTTCGCCTTCGGCCTCTGGCTGATGGCGCGCCTCTCGGCCACGACGCTCCGTCACGGCGGCTGGCTCTTTGTCGCCGCCAAGTTCTGGAACGTCGGGGTCACCCTCGGTATCGGCGGCATCCTCGGCGGCTACTCCAGCTCCTTCGAGTTGCTCGAGATGCCCCGCTACGTCACCCTGCTGCTGCTCGGCGCCTACGCCCTGATCGGCGTCTGGGGCGTCACGACCTTCAGCATCCGCAACACGGAGAACACCTACGCCTCGCAGTGGTACCTCTTCGGCGCGGCCTTCTGGTTCCCCTGGATCTACAGCGTCGCCCAGGTGATGCTCTTCACCGCCCCCGTGCGCGGCGTGCTGCAGCCGGTGGTGAACGCGTGGTACGTCCACGGTCTCTACAGCCTTTGGTTCCTGCCCGTGGCCATCGCCGCCATCTACTACCTCCTGCCCAAGCTCCTCGGTCGCGCGGTCAGCAACTACTACCTCGCCCCGCTCGCCTTCTGGTGGTTCGTGGTTGCTTCCGCCTTCGCGGGCGGCGCCCGCCTCGTCGGCGCGCCGGTGCCGGTCTGGATCCCGACCCTCGGCACCGTGGCCAACATGGCCCTCGTCCTGCCGGCCGTCATCTTCGTCCTGAATTTCTTCGGTTCCCTCTCCGGCCGCACCCGCACGCTGGGCGGCAGCCTGATCCTCCGCTTCGTGCTGCTGGCCGTCGTCGGCCTCCTGCTCAACACGGTGGTCAACTTGCTGCTCTCGCTCCACGGCTTCGCCGCGGTGGCACAGTTCACCCTCTTCGGCGTCCTCCGCGACTGGTCGGCGCTCTACGCCACCTTCACCGTGGCGATGTTCGCCGCCGCCTATTTCTTCCTGCCCCGCCTGACTGGCAAGGACTGGCGGTCGTCCGCCCTGCTCCAGGCTCACTTCGGCGCCACGGTCCTCGGTGTGCTCATCATGGCCATCGGTCTGGCGGCCGGCGGCTGGCAGCAGGGCAGCCTGCTGCTTGACCCGGCGATCGCGTTTGGCGACGTCAGCCGGGCGATGACCAGCTGGCACACCACGGTCACGGTCGCCTCGGGCGTCCTGCTCGTCGGCCACCTGGCCTTCCTCATCAATTTCGTCTGGATCGCCTGCCCGATCAACTCGTCGGGCACGGCCAACGTCACCATCCCGGCCGCACCGGCTCTGAGCCTCGCGTCCAAGGAGGGCCACGCATGAAAAACGGTCTCGTCCTCTTCCTCGGCGTCTTCGCCACGCTCGCCCTGTCCTGGGCCGGGTTGTTGCTCGCCGCCCACAAGCAGATCGGCTCGCTCCCACAGTACAAGGACCCGATCGAGCAGACTCTTTTTCCCGCCCCGCTCACCGGCATCGCCGACCAGGGCCGCGCGGTCTATCAGGATCTTGGCTGCGTGAGCTGCCATACCCAGCAGGTCCGCTACGACGGCTTCGGTTCCGACCTGAAGCGCGGTTGGGGCGAACGCGGCAGCTTCGCCCGTGAGTACATCCGGGAGAAGACCGTGCTGATCGGCTCGAGCCGCCTCGGGCCTGACCTGCGCAACGTGGGCAACCGCCCGTATGCCAGCGCCGAGTATTTCCACGGCCTGCTCTACGCCCCCGAGTCCGTCGCCCCCGGTGGCAACAAGCCGGCGCACGCCTTCCTGTACGAGACCCGCGCGCTGGATGGCAACCAGGCGTCCTACAAGGCGCTGAAGCTCTCCAGCAAGTTCGCCCCGGGCGAGGGGCTGGAGGTCGTGCCGACCTACCGCGCCGAGGCGCTGGTCGCCTATTTGATGAGCTTGAAGGACACCTACAGTTATCCCGCCGAGTCCGGCCTGAACGCTCCCGCTCCCGCCAAGGAGGGCAGCCACTAAGATGAGCTCGACCCCTGACAATCCGTTCAACTTCGAGGCGTCCGCCGCCAGCGACGAGAGCATCCGCGACGCCCACGCCAAGCTGCAGAGCCAGAAGCCGGACAAGCCCGGTGGCTATTCCGCGCTGCCGCTCGTGCTGCTCGGCCTGATGTGCGCCATCGTTTTCTTCGGCTCCATCTACATGGTGCATTATTCGATCCGCTTTGACCCGCTCGTGGTCAACAGCCACGCGAACCGCGCCAAGCCCGGCAATACGGGCCCGGTGCAGCTGACCCGCGCCCAACTGGGCAAGTCCATTTACCTGGCCAACTGCGCCACCTGTCACCAGCCGAACGGCATGGGTGTCCCGGGTGCCTTCCCCCCGCTGGCTGGCTCGGAGTGGGTCATGGGTAGCGAGGAGCGTATCATCCGCATCGTCATCCACGGCCTGCAGGGTCCGATCACGGTCAAGGGCAATGAATACAACAACGTCATGGCTCCTCTCGGCGCCGTGCTGAAGGACGAGCAGATCGCCAACGTGCTCTCCTACGTCCGTCAGGAATGGGGCAACACCGCCCCCGACGTCGAGCCGGCGACCGTCACGAAGGTTCGCGCCGACACGGCCACCCACACGGGTTACTGGACCGCCCCCGACCTGCTGAAGATCGGTAACTGAGAACAGTCGCACCCCTCAATCACGAAGGCCGGGCTTGTGCCCGGCCTTTTGCTTGGTGGTTTAAGAACCACGGCCAGGTTGCTTGTGGTTCGATTATTTCAATGCCCTCCGCCTGCTTGGCTGGGAGAGCAAGGTGTAGGGGTGCCGCTAGCGGCGACCTCGCTCATGGAGGTCCGCGCAATCACCGACCCTACCTAAGTCGATATCGCGAATGCAGGAGATGCCCCCTTACTGCCCCAGGCCCTTCAGCATGTCGCCCATGTTGGGCATCTGGAATTTCTGCCAGCCGGCGGGCGCCTGGAAGAGGGAGGCGGGCAGGGTGCCGGGCTCGATCTTCGTGGCCTCCATCTTGAAAGTCTCGCGGCTCTTGGCATCCCGGGAAATGACGCGCAGGGGGAAACCGGGCTTGCCCTTGAACTTGGCTTCCCAGCCGGCCGCCGCGGCCTTCTTTTTGCCGCCAAACATGCCGCCCATCGCGCCGCCCCCGCCACTGTTGCCCAAGCCCATGAAGGAACCGAGGCCCTCGGCGACCCAGATCTCGGTGGTCACGTTGCGGTCCTTGGTCACGTATTCATCACACTTGTAGCCGAGGATGGTATCCGTGCGGCCGGTCTTCTCGATGCTCGGATCCTTGGCCAGGGCCTCGTCGACGGCCGCCTCCACCTTGTCCTTGATCGGCATGATCATGTACATCTGCTGCTCGGGCATGAGCATGAGCATTTCCATTTTCTCCAGGTCCATGATGGTGGCGAAGGTCTGGTCCTCCGCCGTCATGTCGATGCGCATGGCCGAGCCCTTGATGGAGTAATCCAGCACCTGTTTCTGGCCCTTGCCCATTTCCATCGCGAGGGTGACCTTGCCTTCGAAACTGGCCGCATGGACGAGGGAGGCGGTGAGCAACGTGACTACCGCGAAAAGACGGAGGAGGTGATTCATGGCGCACAGACTGGGGACTGACGTGCCGGGACTCAAGCCGGCACGGGGCAAATTTCCGTGAAAGAGGCGGGCATTAATACGTAGGCGGCCGTCGGGCCAAAGTGTAGGGGGGGCTCGGTCTGAAGCGCGTTGCCAAGTATGCCCGCCCGCACAAACCTCGCTCCATGCCTTCCGAATTCCGCCTCACCCGCACGGTCGAGTTTTGCGAGACCGACATGGCCGGGATCATGCACTTCTCGAATTTCTTCCGCTGGATGGAGGCGTGCGAGGCCGGGTTCTACCGCTCGCTGAACCTGCCGCTCATTTCGTTCGTGCCGGGCAGCGTCGTGGGCTGGCCCCGGGTCAGCGCGTCCTGTACCTACAAGGCTCCGCTGCGCTTCAACGACACGGCGGAGGTGCGGCTGCTCATCAAGGAGGTTCGGACGCGGGCCGTGATCTTCGTGTTTCAATTCCGGCTGCTCGACGCGGCCGGCGGGGTTCTGCCGGCGGTGCTGGCCGAGGGTGAGATCGCCGCGGTGTGCGTGACCGCCGGGGCCGGGGGCAAGATGGTGGCGCAGCCGATCCCGGCCGAGGTGCGGGCCCGGCTCGAGGTCGCGCCCGCGTCGGCCTACGCGGGTTGAGGCCGGGCTGAGGGGTCCGGCCGGCTCAGCGGGCCAGGGCTTCCAGCCGCTCGATCAGTTGGAGGCACGCGCGGCTGTTGTGGTAGGGGCATTTCCAGACGCTCAATTTGGCGCTGGGGATCCGCTGGCCGAGTCGTGTGGTGATCTCGAGGATCGGCGTGCCGTCGCGCCGCAGGGTGTTGTGCCAGTCGCCGTGCTCCCGGTCCACCATCCGCTCCTGGATAAAGGTCCAACTCCGCCGGGCCTGGGCATAAAACCGCGCGTCGCCCGAAATCTGATAGGCATTGAGGAAACCGACGGCCGCCTCGGCCTGCTCCCACCATTCCTTGTTGGTGTTGGTGGGTCCGTGTGGGTCGCCCTCGTTGTAGACGCCACCGTCGGTGTCCAAGCCCCGCGCGAGGGTGGCCTCGGCCATGGCCACCGCGGCACGGCGCGCCCGGTCAAGGAGGGCAGGATCTCCGGCCACCTCCGCGGCCTCGACCAGCAGCCAGCTCAGCTCGATGTCGTGGCCGTAGGAGATCTCGTCCCCGACGGGCGTCCAATCATCCCGCATGAAGAGCACGAGGTGGCTCGTGCGGGGATCGATGATGCGGGTCAGAACCAGCTCGATGAGCTCACGGTGCCGGGCGCGCAGACCGGCGTCAGGCCAAACCCGGAGCAAGTTGGTGAAGCCCTCGAGAATGTGGATGTGGGAATTTTGGGACTTCTCCGCCGGCCCGAGGAGGTTCGTGCGCTGGCGGACCCATTGGCGGTCAAGGGCGTCGAAATAACCGCCGTGGACCGGGTCGCGGGTGTGCTGCTCGATCAGCCGGTAGAGGGCGATCGCCTGGTCGAGGGCCGCCGTTTCGCCGGTGGCCCGGTAATATTCCGTGAGCCCGTAGATGGCGAAAACCTGCACATAAACCTGCTTGTGGGTCTCCAGGGGCCGGCCGTCGGGCCCGACGGACCAGAAGACGCCGCCGTGCTCCCGATCGAGGAAATGCGTGGTGAGGTCGCGCCAGGCGCGTTGGGCCAAGGCCAGGTAAGCCGGATCCGGGTGCTGCTGGTGCGCCGCCGAGAAGGTCCAGAGCAACCGGCAGGTCAGGAGCGCCCCGCGGGGCTGGTCGTTGTCCACCTCGAGGTTGACGCTGACAAATGCGTTGAAGCCCTCGCCGGACGGGTGGGGTGCATGCTTGAGCCAAAAGGGCAGGATGTTGGCGCGCAGTTCCCGTTCCGCGTCCTCCGCCAGGGCGCGCAGCTCGGATGCTGGCACGGCGGTGGGCGGGGTGGCATGGACCGATACCGCGGGCCACAAGGCCAAGGTCAGGAGGAGGCGCGGCCAGGTTTTCATGAAGGTTGGCTCGCCGACTAGACCGAGTAAGGCGGCTTGGTTTCGCCGCGGGCGGTAAGGGCGAAGATTTTCACGGCGTTGCTTTTGCCCTTCACCGTCACCTCGCCGAGCTCGCGGGCCACGGGGCGCGGGTGGATCGCGCCGAGGGTGGCCTCGCTGACGATGATCGGCGTCGCGTAGGCGGGATCCTTGGTGAGGCTCTCGAGGCGCGAGGCGAGATTCACGCCATCACCGATGACCGTGTAGTTCAGCCGGCTGGAGGAGCCCATGTTGCCGGCCACCACGCGCGCGGTGTTGATGCCGATGCCAAAGGCGAGGGCGGGCCGGCCCTCGGCGCGGAGTTCGGCATTGAGGACCTCGAGGGCGCGGGCCATGTCGCGCGCGGCGGCTACGGCGCGGGCCGGGCCGTCGGCGAGAGCGACCGGTGCGCCAAAGAGGGCCATGATCGCGTCGCCGATGTATTTGTCGATCACGCCCCCGTGCTGCTCGATGATCGCGCTCATGCGGTCGAGGTAGCGGTTGAGCAGGGTTAGCACCTCGGTGGGTGGCATTTTCTCGCTGAGGCTGGTGAAGTCGCGCAGGTCGGAGAACAGGATCGTGACCTCGCGTTCCTCACCGCCGAGCTTGAGGTCGGAGTGCAGCAGTTGCGTGGCGATCTCGGGCGAAACGACCTTGCCGAGCAGGTTGCGCACGCGGTCACGCTCGGCCAGGCCGGCGGTCATCTGGTTGAAGGCGGTGGCGAGCTGGCCGAGTTCGTCCTCCCGGTCGAGCGCGATGCGGGCGGTGTAGTCCCCGGCCGCCACCCGGCGGGTGTGCCCGGCCAGCGCCTGCACGGGCTGGCTGACGCCGCGGGCGACGGCCAGGGCGATGAGAGACGCGGCGATCAGGGCGGTGAGCAGGATGAGCAGCATGGTCTGCTCGAGGCGGCGGGCGGGGGCCAGTTCCGCCTCGAGGGAACGCTGCAGGGTGATGCGCGCCGGCGCCTCGGCCAGCAGCGCCAGCGGGGCGTACAGGGTTACGTACTGCTCGCCGCCCAGGTCGGTGAGCATAACCGCGCCGTCGTCCTTCAATTCCAGGGGGGCCTGGTCGGCCACCTGCTGGGCGAGGGGGGCGGTAAGGGTGGAGGCCAGCACGCGCTTGCGGTCCTCGCTCAGGCCGCTCGTGAAGGTGACCTCGGTCTGCGTCGTGGCCTTCAGGTCGCGGGCGAAGGAGTCATCGATGGGGAACGCGATGCCGAACCAGCCGATGACGTTGGGCTCGGGCGCGTAGAGCGGCACGACGATGAGCACGTTCAGCTTGCCCTCGAGGTAGCCGAAATCGCTGTTCTGCTCCCAGCCGTTTTCCTCGGCGCCGCGGATCAGGTAGCGAAACGGACCGCAGGATTCGTCCGTGAGATGGTCGTTCGTGGTGG is from Lacunisphaera limnophila and encodes:
- a CDS encoding DUF4412 domain-containing protein → MNHLLRLFAVVTLLTASLVHAASFEGKVTLAMEMGKGQKQVLDYSIKGSAMRIDMTAEDQTFATIMDLEKMEMLMLMPEQQMYMIMPIKDKVEAAVDEALAKDPSIEKTGRTDTILGYKCDEYVTKDRNVTTEIWVAEGLGSFMGLGNSGGGGAMGGMFGGKKKAAAAGWEAKFKGKPGFPLRVISRDAKSRETFKMEATKIEPGTLPASLFQAPAGWQKFQMPNMGDMLKGLGQ
- a CDS encoding c-type cytochrome, which translates into the protein MSSTPDNPFNFEASAASDESIRDAHAKLQSQKPDKPGGYSALPLVLLGLMCAIVFFGSIYMVHYSIRFDPLVVNSHANRAKPGNTGPVQLTRAQLGKSIYLANCATCHQPNGMGVPGAFPPLAGSEWVMGSEERIIRIVIHGLQGPITVKGNEYNNVMAPLGAVLKDEQIANVLSYVRQEWGNTAPDVEPATVTKVRADTATHTGYWTAPDLLKIGN
- a CDS encoding cbb3-type cytochrome c oxidase subunit I is translated as MNSNVSLARAEQAEIDSSAKWPVLVFFGSALLWLLLGGALQLAANIQLHTPTFLADCVWFTHGRLAPAAQNALVYGWGFNAAFAFGLWLMARLSATTLRHGGWLFVAAKFWNVGVTLGIGGILGGYSSSFELLEMPRYVTLLLLGAYALIGVWGVTTFSIRNTENTYASQWYLFGAAFWFPWIYSVAQVMLFTAPVRGVLQPVVNAWYVHGLYSLWFLPVAIAAIYYLLPKLLGRAVSNYYLAPLAFWWFVVASAFAGGARLVGAPVPVWIPTLGTVANMALVLPAVIFVLNFFGSLSGRTRTLGGSLILRFVLLAVVGLLLNTVVNLLLSLHGFAAVAQFTLFGVLRDWSALYATFTVAMFAAAYFFLPRLTGKDWRSSALLQAHFGATVLGVLIMAIGLAAGGWQQGSLLLDPAIAFGDVSRAMTSWHTTVTVASGVLLVGHLAFLINFVWIACPINSSGTANVTIPAAPALSLASKEGHA
- a CDS encoding acyl-CoA thioesterase, whose translation is MPSEFRLTRTVEFCETDMAGIMHFSNFFRWMEACEAGFYRSLNLPLISFVPGSVVGWPRVSASCTYKAPLRFNDTAEVRLLIKEVRTRAVIFVFQFRLLDAAGGVLPAVLAEGEIAAVCVTAGAGGKMVAQPIPAEVRARLEVAPASAYAG
- a CDS encoding cbb3-type cytochrome c oxidase subunit II gives rise to the protein MKNGLVLFLGVFATLALSWAGLLLAAHKQIGSLPQYKDPIEQTLFPAPLTGIADQGRAVYQDLGCVSCHTQQVRYDGFGSDLKRGWGERGSFAREYIREKTVLIGSSRLGPDLRNVGNRPYASAEYFHGLLYAPESVAPGGNKPAHAFLYETRALDGNQASYKALKLSSKFAPGEGLEVVPTYRAEALVAYLMSLKDTYSYPAESGLNAPAPAKEGSH
- a CDS encoding AGE family epimerase/isomerase, with protein sequence MKTWPRLLLTLALWPAVSVHATPPTAVPASELRALAEDAERELRANILPFWLKHAPHPSGEGFNAFVSVNLEVDNDQPRGALLTCRLLWTFSAAHQQHPDPAYLALAQRAWRDLTTHFLDREHGGVFWSVGPDGRPLETHKQVYVQVFAIYGLTEYYRATGETAALDQAIALYRLIEQHTRDPVHGGYFDALDRQWVRQRTNLLGPAEKSQNSHIHILEGFTNLLRVWPDAGLRARHRELIELVLTRIIDPRTSHLVLFMRDDWTPVGDEISYGHDIELSWLLVEAAEVAGDPALLDRARRAAVAMAEATLARGLDTDGGVYNEGDPHGPTNTNKEWWEQAEAAVGFLNAYQISGDARFYAQARRSWTFIQERMVDREHGDWHNTLRRDGTPILEITTRLGQRIPSAKLSVWKCPYHNSRACLQLIERLEALAR